Proteins from a single region of Xenopus laevis strain J_2021 chromosome 9_10S, Xenopus_laevis_v10.1, whole genome shotgun sequence:
- the cwc25.S gene encoding CWC25 spliceosome-associated protein homolog S homeolog (The RefSeq protein has 3 substitutions, 3 non-frameshifting indels compared to this genomic sequence), translating to MGGGDLNLKKSWHPQTLRNVEKVWKAEQKHEAERKKIEELQKELREERAREEMQRYAEDTGAAKKKDDKLDWMYQGPGGAVNREEYLLGRPVDKYILDKMKDPESGPSSETGLLPGSIFSAAGANSTLDMANKIREDPLFMIRKREDEKKREVLKNPVKMKKIREMLQNSLEQKSKKKKKKEKKKRRKERRAESSSEEDSGDEEEDHCRNRSHKQRKRSPSPQDRHRESGYGLQVRDHGQVSRGGHTHKDRARAHSQSPHRDSKGSKTGGSYGGRKRSPSPQKQEPYRRQRPSGYTKKLSAEELERRRQEMMEDAQQREKERERNVRRFYQEEEKEEEKDRPKKESKFIHQMKLESAASSSVEDRVKRNIHGIQRTSAALERNFMKR from the exons ATGGGAGGGGGAGATCTG AACCTGAAGAAGAGCTGGCACCCCCAGACCCTCCGTAACGTGGAGAAGGTGTGGAAAGCGGAACAGAAACATGAGGCCGAGAGGAAGAAGATCGAGGAGCTACAGAAAGAGCTGCGGGAGGAGCGAGCGAGGGAGGAGATGCAGCGATACGCCGAGGACACGGGCGCGGTTAA GAAAAAAGATGATAAACTGGACTGGATGTACCAAGGCCCGGGGGGTGCAGTGAATCGCGAGGAATATCTGCTGGGGAGACCCGTGGACAAATACATCCTGGATAAAATGAAGGACCCCGAGAGCGGCCCCTCCTCTGAGACCGGACTCCTCCCCGGCTCCATATTCTCAGCAGCCGGAGCCAATTCCACCCTAGACATGGCCAACAAGATCCGTGAGGATCCGCTCTTCATGATCCG GAAGAGAGAAGATGAGAAAAAGAGAGAAGTTCTGAAAAATCCTGTGAAGATGAAGAAGATTAGAGAAATG CTGCAGAACAGCCTGGAGCAAAagagcaagaagaagaagaaggagaaaaagaagCGGAGAAAGGAGAGAAGGGCAGAGTCCAGCAGTGAGGAGGACAGCGGTGATGAAGAGGAAGACCATTGCAGGAATAG GTCTCACAAGCAACGCAAACGTTCTCCTTCCCCCCAAGCTCGACACAGGGAGTCTGGATACGGCCTCCAG GTCAGAGATCATGGACAAGTCAGCAGAGGAGGCCACACACATAAGGACAGAGCCCGGGCACATTCCCAGAGCCCCCACCGTGACAACAAGGG GTCTAAGACGGGGGGCTCATACGGAGGCCGGAAAAGGAGCCCCTCCCCACAGAAACAAGAGCCGTACAGGAGACAGCGGCCTTCGGGTTATACCAA GAAACTCTCAGCTGAGGAGCTTGAACGGCGGAGGCAGGAGATGATGGAAGATGCCCAACAGCGGGAGAAGGAAAGAGAGCGCAATGTCAGAAGGTTCTAtcaggaggaggagaaggacaGACCGAAGGAGAGCAAGTTTATACA TCAAATGAAGCTCGAGAGCGCGGCCTCGTCATCAGTCGAGGATCGAGTCAAACGAAACATTCACGGGATCCAACGTACGTCTGCCGCCCTGGAAAGGAACTTTATGAAACGATGA
- the rpl23.S gene encoding ribosomal protein L23 S homeolog, whose protein sequence is MSKRGRGGSSGAKFRISLGLPVGAVINCADNTGGKNLYIISVKGIKGRLNRLPAAGVGDMVMATVKKGKPELRKKVHPAVVIRQRKSYRRKDGVFLYFEDNAGVIVNNKGEMKGSAITGPVAKECADLWPRIASNAGSIA, encoded by the exons ATGTCTAAGAGAG GACGCGGAGGTTCATCCGGTGCGAAGTTTCGCATCTCCCTTGGTCTCCCCGTGGGAGCCGTCATTAACTGCGCTGACAACACAG GTGGAAAGAACTTGTACATCATCTCTGTGAAAGGCATCAAGGGACGTCTGAACAGACTGCCGGCCGCTGGGGTTGGAGACATGGTGATGGCCACAGTGAAGAAAGGAAAACCTGAACTGAGGAAGAAGG TGCATCCGGCAGTGGTTATACGGCAACGGAAGTCGTACCGGAGAAAAGACGGGGTGTTCCTGTATTTTGAAGACAATGCGGGGGTGATAGTGAACAACAAGGGGGAGATGAAAG GCTCGGCTATCACAGGCCCTGTGGCAAAGGAATGCGCCGATCTGTGGCCCAGGATTGCGTCCAACGCAGGCAGCATCGCATGA
- the cwc25.S gene encoding CWC25 spliceosome-associated protein homolog S homeolog isoform X1, which translates to MGGGDLNLKKSWHPQTLRNVEKVWKAEQKHEAERKKIEELQKELREERAREEMQRYAEDTGAVKKKDDKLDWMYQGPGGAVNREEYLLGRPVDKYILDKMKDPESGPSSETGLLPGSIFSAAGANSTLDMANKIREDPLFMIRKREDEKKREVLKNPVKMKKIREMLQNSLEQKSKKKKKEKKKRRKERRAESSSEEDSGDEEEDHCRNRSHKQRKRSPSPQARHRESGYGLQVRDHGQVSRGGHTHKDRARAHSQSPHRDNKGSKTGGSYGGRKRSPSPQKQEPYRRQRPSGYTKKLSAEELERRRQEMMEDAQQREKERERNVRRFYQEEEKDRPKESKFIQLCCGLMR; encoded by the exons ATGGGAGGGGGAGATCTG AACCTGAAGAAGAGCTGGCACCCCCAGACCCTCCGTAACGTGGAGAAGGTGTGGAAAGCGGAACAGAAACATGAGGCCGAGAGGAAGAAGATCGAGGAGCTACAGAAAGAGCTGCGGGAGGAGCGAGCGAGGGAGGAGATGCAGCGATACGCCGAGGACACGGGCGCGGTTAA GAAAAAAGATGATAAACTGGACTGGATGTACCAAGGCCCGGGGGGTGCAGTGAATCGCGAGGAATATCTGCTGGGGAGACCCGTGGACAAATACATCCTGGATAAAATGAAGGACCCCGAGAGCGGCCCCTCCTCTGAGACCGGACTCCTCCCCGGCTCCATATTCTCAGCAGCCGGAGCCAATTCCACCCTAGACATGGCCAACAAGATCCGTGAGGATCCGCTCTTCATGATCCG GAAGAGAGAAGATGAGAAAAAGAGAGAAGTTCTGAAAAATCCTGTGAAGATGAAGAAGATTAGAGAAATG CTGCAGAACAGCCTGGAGCAAAagagcaagaagaagaagaaggagaaaaagaagCGGAGAAAGGAGAGAAGGGCAGAGTCCAGCAGTGAGGAGGACAGCGGTGATGAAGAGGAAGACCATTGCAGGAATAG GTCTCACAAGCAACGCAAACGTTCTCCTTCCCCCCAAGCTCGACACAGGGAGTCTGGATACGGCCTCCAG GTCAGAGATCATGGACAAGTCAGCAGAGGAGGCCACACACATAAGGACAGAGCCCGGGCACATTCCCAGAGCCCCCACCGTGACAACAAGGG GTCTAAGACGGGGGGCTCATACGGAGGCCGGAAAAGGAGCCCCTCCCCACAGAAACAAGAGCCGTACAGGAGACAGCGGCCTTCGGGTTATACCAA GAAACTCTCAGCTGAGGAGCTTGAACGGCGGAGGCAGGAGATGATGGAAGATGCCCAACAGCGGGAGAAGGAAAGAGAGCGCAATGTCAGAAGGTTCTAtcaggaggaggagaaggacaGACCGAAGGAGAGCAAGTTTATACA GCTCTGCTGTGGTTTGATGCGGTGA